In Levilactobacillus brevis, a single genomic region encodes these proteins:
- a CDS encoding YbjQ family protein, whose protein sequence is MFMTTGGLNRAHTIQGILTATTHTMLRSEKPDQFELFDDLFTEAKQKLMAQAQENAADGLINVRFNTEVVRMNVAPKFLVVHAYGTAVKFPK, encoded by the coding sequence ATGTTCATGACAACTGGTGGGCTAAACCGGGCCCACACGATTCAGGGGATTTTAACTGCAACGACCCATACGATGCTTCGGTCGGAAAAACCCGATCAATTCGAGTTATTCGATGATTTGTTCACCGAGGCCAAACAAAAGCTGATGGCCCAGGCCCAGGAGAATGCCGCCGATGGCCTGATCAACGTGCGGTTTAACACCGAGGTTGTTCGCATGAACGTGGCCCCCAAATTTCTGGTGGTGCACGCCTACGGAACGGCCGTGAAATTCCCGAAATAA
- a CDS encoding VanZ family protein — protein MVRWLPFILVSILWATLCLRDWSQHRFRRIWWWLGCWGLNALTWTPIAITLGGSVGQIQSFQWAGGTWVLWPLQPAGIDASFWLNIVMTVPQGIIWQYNHSVHRWRQWLLVGLATGFTLEAGQALFNRLVSLGRWVDINDVITNCLGVMIGATVMWLCQRRYPDLK, from the coding sequence ATGGTACGATGGCTACCGTTTATTTTAGTCAGTATCCTCTGGGCAACCCTGTGTCTACGTGACTGGTCCCAGCACCGCTTCCGGCGAATCTGGTGGTGGTTGGGCTGTTGGGGCCTCAACGCCCTGACCTGGACGCCAATCGCCATTACCTTGGGCGGTAGCGTTGGTCAGATTCAGTCTTTCCAGTGGGCCGGGGGTACCTGGGTCTTATGGCCGCTACAGCCAGCAGGAATCGACGCGTCATTCTGGTTAAATATCGTCATGACGGTGCCGCAGGGAATCATCTGGCAATACAATCACAGCGTTCATCGGTGGCGGCAATGGCTGCTGGTGGGGCTGGCAACGGGATTCACCCTGGAAGCCGGTCAGGCGCTCTTCAATCGCCTGGTCAGCCTCGGGCGCTGGGTCGATATCAATGATGTCATTACCAACTGTCTGGGTGTGATGATTGGCGCAACCGTGATGTGGCTCTGCCAACGTCGCTATCCAGACCTAAAATGA
- a CDS encoding CPBP family intramembrane metalloprotease gives MQLKEQGPSYWNFGWVLIMIVVVSVVQIPLTFMTHGTSLQRGLWATGYLLGFAVAIALGGWLYWRVHPVRWQRLTRQDWKLMAKGYAFMIGVEIVLSLVNAGLFGETSTKNNTLIADIMGHSTLTLVMLSLTAVLASPILEELTFRGLLVGGCFPAKAFWLPVVVSGVVFSLVHQSNNPISWLIYAMMGGTFAYVYRRTDKIQATMVMHGFNNLIAVVAMIASLHN, from the coding sequence GTGCAACTAAAGGAGCAAGGACCGAGCTATTGGAACTTTGGCTGGGTTCTAATTATGATTGTCGTCGTCTCGGTTGTTCAGATTCCATTGACCTTCATGACGCACGGTACATCTCTGCAGCGTGGGCTATGGGCAACGGGCTATCTGCTGGGATTTGCGGTGGCCATTGCCTTGGGCGGCTGGCTGTATTGGCGAGTTCATCCCGTTCGGTGGCAACGACTCACACGGCAGGATTGGAAACTGATGGCGAAGGGGTACGCCTTCATGATTGGGGTCGAGATTGTCTTAAGCTTGGTCAATGCGGGATTGTTTGGCGAAACCAGCACGAAGAACAATACGCTCATCGCTGATATCATGGGCCACAGCACCTTAACACTGGTCATGTTGAGTCTCACGGCGGTCTTGGCCTCACCAATTCTGGAGGAACTCACTTTTCGAGGGCTTCTTGTGGGCGGTTGCTTTCCGGCCAAGGCTTTTTGGCTTCCGGTAGTGGTCAGTGGCGTCGTCTTTTCGCTGGTGCACCAGAGTAATAATCCCATTAGCTGGCTGATCTATGCGATGATGGGTGGCACGTTCGCTTACGTTTATCGCCGGACGGATAAGATTCAGGCCACGATGGTGATGCACGGCTTTAACAATCTGATTGCGGTAGTCGCCATGATTGCCAGTCTACATAACTGA
- a CDS encoding glycoside hydrolase family 65 protein, with protein sequence MKIITLHVLDDSLQVSYAPAGQPAAQRQFTIAYNSNQGIGENLENLRVKLVGLDVDAAVIDNALSYPFSDTVVGINHQRIDIGLAITNMLNIPVVSSQAIAEQGLDAALKAKRDYLSWHLDYYGQYQGKRNYGQEAMLTVGNGFFGLRGAYTEAHADKDNYPGMYTAGLYDQLTTNINGRQITNEDLVNLPNAQALTFGVDHQNPFQIKASDIQDIYRSLDLHTGALTTTMLVQLSTGHSLQIKTTKLANMHDWHRLSIQYSVTPLNFAGSLQIYSEIDGSVINANVDRYAAFNQRHIKVTGTGQQPDTIYLEGQTHTSQVNFILGSHLAGPGQALPAPVDVRPNAEQHIQQMRSVAVQPNQTYTFEKNVVLFTSRETKTDLMTAASAELPKTTFADSLSSNTAYWQKRWQDTDIQITGDITAQKLTRVNLYHLFISTQAIASGKIDASVNARGLDGEAYRGHVFWDEMFDLPVYALHDPQLAKQLLMYRYRRLPAAKQNAQKAGFAGAMYPWQSGASGDEQSQVVHLNPLTNTWDPDYSSLQRHISLAVAYNVIMYTHITGDQDFMTDYGLEMLEEIAQFWLSKAKYDQQTKRYTIDQVMGPDEFHENYPNADATGLSNDAYTNLMVTWLFNKLTDLRHHLPQAKVQTVDQKTDFTKAVAEKLYGVSHHLKLDINEDGIIGQFEGYFKLPQLDFSKYQKKYGDISRMDRILKAEGKTPDAYQVAKQADALMAFYSLDAKTVMGLLKQLGYDLPQQALLKNLQFYLDRTTHGSTLSRIVYAVLTAMAGNMDQSWQLFSQALLSDYYDIQGGTTAEGIHLGVMGAVTLMSTRHYAGVDVLAPEITVMPHLPKQWQALRFNQLVRGIRYHFEIDHHQVKVTADHATTLTIGQHQVSLKPQQPATISY encoded by the coding sequence TTGAAAATCATTACTTTACACGTTTTAGATGATTCCCTACAGGTGAGCTACGCGCCGGCTGGTCAACCGGCCGCCCAACGCCAATTTACAATTGCTTATAATTCGAATCAGGGAATCGGTGAGAATCTGGAGAACCTCCGCGTGAAACTCGTGGGACTCGACGTTGACGCCGCCGTCATCGACAACGCCCTCAGCTACCCCTTCTCCGATACGGTAGTGGGCATCAATCACCAACGCATCGATATTGGGTTAGCCATCACCAACATGCTCAACATCCCCGTCGTCAGCAGTCAGGCCATTGCTGAACAAGGCCTAGACGCCGCGTTGAAAGCAAAGCGCGACTATCTAAGCTGGCATCTGGATTATTACGGCCAGTACCAAGGTAAACGTAACTACGGCCAGGAAGCCATGCTGACTGTGGGAAACGGCTTCTTCGGCCTACGCGGCGCCTACACGGAAGCCCACGCCGACAAAGACAACTATCCGGGCATGTACACAGCCGGACTCTACGATCAGCTGACGACCAACATTAACGGTCGGCAAATCACCAACGAAGACCTGGTGAACCTGCCTAACGCTCAGGCCCTGACCTTTGGTGTCGACCACCAGAATCCCTTCCAGATTAAGGCCAGCGACATTCAAGACATCTACCGGAGCCTTGACCTGCATACCGGGGCGCTAACCACCACCATGCTGGTCCAGCTTTCCACGGGGCATAGCCTCCAAATTAAGACCACTAAGTTGGCCAACATGCACGACTGGCACCGGTTGAGTATTCAATACAGCGTGACCCCCCTCAACTTCGCGGGATCCCTGCAGATCTACTCCGAGATAGATGGTAGCGTTATCAACGCTAACGTTGACCGGTATGCCGCCTTCAATCAACGTCACATCAAGGTTACCGGCACCGGTCAGCAGCCCGATACCATTTACCTGGAAGGTCAGACGCACACTTCGCAGGTCAACTTCATCTTGGGGTCTCATTTGGCAGGACCCGGCCAGGCCCTACCAGCACCGGTGGACGTTCGGCCCAACGCCGAACAACACATCCAGCAGATGCGCTCGGTCGCCGTTCAGCCTAACCAGACCTACACCTTCGAGAAGAACGTGGTCCTCTTTACCAGCCGTGAAACGAAGACCGATCTGATGACCGCGGCTAGTGCCGAATTACCTAAGACCACGTTTGCCGATTCGCTGTCCAGCAACACCGCGTACTGGCAGAAGCGGTGGCAAGACACCGACATTCAGATTACCGGCGACATCACGGCTCAGAAGCTGACACGCGTCAACCTCTATCATCTGTTCATCTCCACGCAGGCCATCGCTTCCGGCAAGATTGACGCCTCGGTCAACGCCCGGGGGCTCGATGGTGAAGCCTACAGAGGGCACGTCTTCTGGGATGAAATGTTCGACCTACCCGTCTACGCCTTGCACGATCCGCAGTTAGCCAAGCAACTTCTGATGTACCGGTATCGTCGTTTACCCGCAGCCAAGCAGAACGCTCAGAAGGCCGGTTTCGCCGGCGCCATGTATCCTTGGCAATCCGGGGCCAGCGGGGATGAACAGTCGCAAGTTGTTCACCTGAATCCGCTGACGAACACCTGGGACCCCGATTATTCCTCATTGCAGCGCCACATTTCACTGGCCGTGGCCTATAACGTCATCATGTATACTCACATCACGGGTGATCAGGACTTCATGACCGATTACGGCCTAGAAATGCTAGAAGAAATTGCGCAGTTCTGGCTCAGCAAGGCAAAGTATGACCAGCAAACCAAGCGCTACACCATCGACCAGGTCATGGGCCCCGACGAATTCCACGAGAATTATCCTAACGCCGATGCAACCGGCCTCAGTAACGACGCCTACACCAACCTCATGGTCACCTGGCTCTTCAACAAGTTGACCGATCTGCGGCACCATTTGCCACAAGCCAAGGTCCAGACGGTCGATCAAAAGACCGACTTCACCAAGGCCGTAGCCGAGAAACTCTACGGTGTCAGTCACCACTTAAAGCTCGATATTAACGAGGACGGCATCATCGGGCAATTCGAGGGCTACTTCAAGCTACCCCAACTCGACTTCAGCAAGTACCAGAAGAAGTACGGGGACATTTCCCGGATGGATCGGATCCTGAAGGCCGAGGGCAAGACGCCTGACGCCTACCAAGTGGCCAAGCAGGCCGATGCACTAATGGCCTTTTATAGCTTGGACGCCAAGACCGTGATGGGGTTGCTCAAACAATTAGGCTACGACTTACCGCAACAGGCCCTGTTAAAGAACCTACAGTTCTACCTTGACCGGACAACCCACGGCTCCACCCTTTCTCGTATCGTCTACGCCGTTCTGACGGCGATGGCGGGTAACATGGACCAGTCGTGGCAACTCTTCTCTCAGGCCCTGTTATCGGACTATTACGACATTCAAGGCGGTACGACCGCCGAAGGGATTCACCTCGGTGTCATGGGTGCCGTCACCCTGATGTCGACGCGGCATTACGCCGGTGTCGACGTGCTGGCACCGGAGATTACGGTGATGCCTCATCTGCCAAAACAGTGGCAGGCCTTGCGTTTCAATCAACTCGTTCGGGGCATCCGCTACCACTTTGAGATCGATCATCACCAAGTCAAGGTGACGGCCGACCACGCTACGACGCTCACTATTGGTCAACATCAAGTTTCACTAAAACCGCAACAACCCGCAACTATTTCATATTAA
- a CDS encoding minor capsid protein: MKKTSNLSTSIIIFLILDVLLGILFFLMGQTITWSTIIAAGLAIIYWACPQIGRLVGLNRPQPTSPTVTANQPYADYYQLNCQLDKDTCPDCGARDGRIYRTDEALPGRNYPPFHPGCRCTVTPCTGELPAAPDRQYRDPQTNALKTGPYLTYAAWRQAMLKQYGPTVFSPKNSQK, from the coding sequence GTGAAAAAAACGAGCAACTTATCAACCAGTATTATTATCTTTCTGATTCTAGACGTGCTTCTGGGTATTCTCTTTTTCCTGATGGGTCAGACCATCACCTGGTCGACGATAATTGCCGCCGGGTTAGCCATCATCTACTGGGCTTGTCCCCAGATTGGGCGATTAGTGGGCTTGAACCGCCCCCAACCAACTTCCCCCACAGTCACTGCCAATCAGCCGTACGCCGACTACTATCAGTTGAATTGTCAACTGGATAAGGATACCTGTCCGGACTGTGGCGCACGGGACGGCCGGATTTATCGCACGGATGAAGCCCTGCCTGGCCGTAACTATCCGCCCTTTCATCCCGGCTGCCGCTGTACAGTGACGCCCTGCACGGGAGAGTTGCCCGCAGCCCCTGACCGTCAGTACCGCGATCCCCAGACAAATGCCCTCAAGACGGGCCCCTATCTGACCTACGCAGCTTGGCGACAGGCCATGCTGAAACAATATGGTCCGACCGTCTTTTCACCTAAAAATTCGCAAAAATGA
- a CDS encoding MarR family transcriptional regulator, producing the protein MADVNPVLLDEQLCFSIYSASKKFNHFYQSALAPFGLTYPQYIAMLVLWEKAPLTVHQLGERLELDSGTLTPLLKRLEKQGWVSRVRSQTDERQVLIHLTEMATTKRDEVYSRIGQCQTLLGMSSEEIDDMMSELVTVKEQLDTVSHKRLIAKEVDKIN; encoded by the coding sequence ATGGCAGACGTTAATCCTGTCCTGTTGGACGAACAATTATGCTTCTCAATTTATTCGGCCAGCAAGAAATTTAATCATTTTTACCAAAGTGCCCTCGCGCCCTTTGGCTTAACCTACCCCCAATATATCGCAATGTTGGTGCTCTGGGAAAAGGCACCGCTCACCGTGCATCAACTCGGTGAACGGCTGGAGCTGGACAGTGGTACTCTGACTCCGCTATTGAAGCGTCTTGAAAAACAAGGCTGGGTCAGCCGGGTCCGGAGTCAAACCGACGAACGCCAGGTCCTCATTCATTTAACTGAAATGGCCACCACGAAACGTGATGAAGTCTATTCTCGAATCGGTCAATGCCAAACCTTACTGGGCATGTCTTCCGAGGAGATTGACGACATGATGTCCGAACTGGTCACCGTCAAGGAACAACTCGATACGGTCAGTCACAAACGACTGATCGCCAAAGAAGTCGATAAGATCAACTAA
- the pgmB gene encoding beta-phosphoglucomutase, giving the protein MTKFADIKGFVFDLDGVITDTSVLHGNAWHQLADYLGVAWSDELANGLKGISRMDSLEMILKAGGKENDYTQAQKEELATKKNTNYVAEVDKMTPANILPGMKAFLDDLRAKGYQLSLASASKNAPRVLSKLELADYFPKVVDPASLTHGKPDPEIYTKGAELLNLPAAQCIGVEDAAAGVQAINAAGEVSLGIGDATELGAADMVFANTADVTLTNIEKKLG; this is encoded by the coding sequence ATGACAAAGTTCGCTGATATTAAAGGATTCGTTTTTGATTTAGATGGGGTCATTACCGATACGTCGGTACTCCACGGTAACGCCTGGCACCAACTCGCCGACTACCTAGGGGTTGCCTGGAGTGACGAACTCGCCAATGGCCTCAAGGGTATTAGCCGCATGGATTCTCTGGAAATGATCCTGAAAGCTGGGGGCAAGGAAAACGACTACACCCAGGCTCAAAAGGAAGAACTCGCCACCAAGAAGAATACGAACTACGTGGCCGAGGTCGATAAGATGACGCCTGCCAACATTTTGCCGGGGATGAAGGCCTTCCTCGATGATCTGCGGGCCAAGGGGTATCAATTGTCGTTGGCTTCCGCTTCTAAGAACGCTCCCCGCGTCCTCAGCAAGCTGGAATTGGCCGACTATTTCCCCAAGGTCGTTGACCCGGCCAGCCTAACCCACGGTAAGCCCGACCCCGAGATCTACACCAAGGGGGCCGAACTGTTGAACCTACCTGCCGCCCAGTGTATCGGGGTAGAAGATGCCGCGGCCGGGGTCCAAGCCATTAACGCGGCTGGTGAAGTCTCCCTCGGTATCGGCGACGCCACGGAATTGGGCGCTGCCGACATGGTCTTCGCCAATACGGCGGACGTCACGTTAACTAACATTGAAAAGAAACTCGGCTAA
- a CDS encoding C69 family dipeptidase: MTRQTHQACTSFLAGKLATIDGSPLIARNEDNGVAIWPKRAVVHPATDQHPTTFVSQNNQFTTTLPAHAVQYTAVPDSDPSAGDYAESGINAHNVAMSATESAYANSRVLGVDPLVSDGIAEDAMVTVILPFVDSAQAGVKRLGHLVETHGAAEANGVLFCDSDEVWYMEIVSGHHWVAQRIPDDMYAVVANQLAIQDIDFDRPGDFLTSANLQHFVQASHLNPDGNRFNSRHIFGTQTVFDAHYNTPRVWYGHRLFTPSAFENPTDQELPFLRHAERKISVPDVANLLGSHYQETPYDPLGHGTETERHLYRAIGLSRTENSHILQIRRHVIPRLAGIVWQCFGNPAFNPYVPFYAAGDQLGVDYSANNQRFTPQNPYWAGKLLETLGEAHYQQNREQIADFLKQTQSLGIQRLGLGDQLDQPNAASLGTFNAATAEQFATAIESQAGKLLCTNAEQSQLSFKMDQNL; encoded by the coding sequence ATGACCCGTCAAACCCACCAAGCCTGTACATCCTTTCTGGCCGGCAAATTGGCCACCATCGACGGCAGCCCGCTGATTGCCCGCAACGAGGACAACGGGGTCGCCATCTGGCCCAAACGCGCCGTCGTTCACCCCGCCACCGACCAGCATCCCACGACCTTTGTCTCTCAGAACAACCAGTTCACCACGACACTGCCGGCCCACGCCGTCCAATACACCGCCGTTCCCGACAGTGATCCCAGCGCCGGCGATTACGCCGAAAGCGGGATTAACGCGCACAATGTGGCCATGAGTGCCACGGAATCCGCCTACGCCAACAGCCGCGTGCTCGGTGTCGACCCACTCGTCAGTGACGGCATCGCCGAGGACGCCATGGTCACGGTCATCTTGCCCTTCGTCGACTCGGCTCAGGCTGGAGTCAAGCGCCTCGGCCACCTGGTCGAAACGCACGGCGCGGCGGAGGCCAACGGCGTGTTGTTCTGCGATAGCGACGAGGTCTGGTACATGGAAATTGTCAGCGGCCATCACTGGGTCGCGCAACGAATTCCCGACGACATGTACGCCGTGGTTGCCAACCAGCTGGCCATTCAAGACATCGACTTCGACCGGCCCGGTGACTTCCTGACTTCCGCCAATCTTCAACACTTCGTTCAGGCCAGCCACTTGAATCCCGATGGCAATCGCTTCAACTCCCGCCACATCTTCGGGACGCAAACCGTCTTCGACGCCCACTACAACACACCGCGGGTCTGGTACGGCCACCGGCTCTTCACGCCCAGTGCCTTTGAAAATCCCACCGATCAAGAATTACCTTTTCTGCGACACGCGGAACGAAAAATCAGTGTGCCCGACGTCGCTAATCTACTGGGGTCGCACTACCAGGAGACCCCTTACGATCCGTTAGGTCACGGCACAGAGACCGAACGCCACCTCTACCGGGCCATCGGACTGTCGCGAACCGAGAATTCCCACATTCTCCAGATTAGACGCCACGTCATCCCCCGCCTGGCCGGCATCGTTTGGCAGTGCTTCGGTAACCCGGCCTTCAATCCTTACGTGCCATTCTACGCGGCCGGTGATCAGCTGGGCGTCGACTACAGCGCCAACAATCAACGCTTTACGCCCCAAAACCCTTATTGGGCGGGAAAACTACTCGAAACGCTGGGAGAGGCCCACTACCAGCAAAATCGCGAACAAATTGCGGACTTCCTCAAGCAAACGCAGTCACTGGGCATTCAGCGACTTGGCCTAGGTGATCAGTTGGATCAACCCAATGCGGCGTCACTGGGAACGTTCAATGCGGCCACCGCTGAACAATTCGCCACGGCGATTGAATCTCAGGCCGGTAAACTGCTCTGTACCAACGCTGAACAGTCCCAGCTATCCTTTAAGATGGATCAGAATTTGTGA
- a CDS encoding excinuclease ABC subunit UvrA, with translation MPNQLPSKIKVRGARVNNLKNLNVDIPLNRFVAITGRSGSGKSSLAMGVLYAEGARRYLNALSTFTRRRINQMGKAAVDSVEYLPSALALRQRPAVPGVRSTVGTMSESLNILRLVFSRLGSPVCPNGHQVPPTLDVAENDGYVTCPTCGVKFRAPGAEDFAFNSGGACPTCGGLGEVRQLDASLLIANEDQTIEEGAVASWHLPGRNFMPIVANAIGIPIDVPYKDLSAADKQRVLHGKKQTVAINIPSSKGKIFHMDNAVYENAFAAVEDSLATTKNDRTIAKLNKFYTFDTCPTCHGTRLNPKRLKQQLNGKNLAEVCDLPINQLRTFAQTIVEWLPERMHKLGTDLVDELLLSLQPMVDLGLDYLTLSRPGATLSTGELQRIQLGRTLRSATTGVLYVLDEPSVGLHPANVTGLIKAFRGLVAQGNSVVVVDHDTRIIAAADEVIEIGPGAGKQGGTVIDQGPVAEIAHSPQSLIAPFLNGTATLRERPQLSDQDLWQKGSLGLEVQHRFNIQDVAVKFPKNRLTTVTGMSGAGKTTMILDSLIPAIEADVDHRPLPQHVTHLDRAGIRHVVKVDSVPVGKNVRSTVATYTDILNRLRRLFAATPAAKAQEYTSSRFSYNVKAGACPTCNGTGQISLDVQYLPDITEVCPQCHGQRYNRETLAVKWQGYSIADVLALSVDEALPVFADEAGIEQTLQTLHDMGLGYLLLGESTPALSGGEAQRLKLVSRIGKRQNGTLFIFDEPTVGLHPLDVQQLVAVFDQLLQQGATVIAIEHDLELIANADYVIDMGPGGGINGGHLVATGTPTAVSQNPASVTGRYLKDELALFKTKN, from the coding sequence ATGCCTAATCAGTTACCGTCAAAAATCAAGGTGCGGGGCGCCCGTGTCAACAATCTGAAGAATCTCAACGTTGATATTCCCCTGAACCGGTTCGTGGCCATTACCGGCCGCAGTGGGTCTGGCAAGTCGTCGTTGGCCATGGGGGTCCTGTACGCAGAGGGGGCGCGCCGCTACCTCAATGCCTTGTCAACCTTTACGCGCCGCCGAATTAATCAGATGGGGAAGGCCGCGGTTGATTCCGTGGAATATCTGCCATCCGCGTTGGCCTTGCGTCAACGGCCGGCGGTGCCCGGGGTCCGATCAACGGTGGGAACCATGTCGGAGAGCCTCAATATCTTACGACTCGTCTTTTCACGGCTGGGGTCGCCCGTGTGTCCCAACGGCCACCAGGTGCCGCCGACCCTTGATGTGGCGGAGAACGACGGCTACGTGACCTGTCCCACGTGCGGCGTGAAGTTTCGGGCACCGGGGGCGGAGGACTTCGCCTTTAATTCCGGTGGCGCCTGCCCGACCTGTGGGGGACTGGGCGAGGTCCGTCAGCTGGATGCCTCCCTGCTGATTGCCAATGAAGATCAGACCATTGAGGAGGGCGCTGTGGCGTCGTGGCATCTGCCTGGACGGAACTTTATGCCCATCGTAGCCAACGCTATTGGGATTCCGATTGACGTGCCTTACAAGGACCTGAGCGCCGCCGATAAGCAGCGGGTACTCCACGGCAAGAAGCAGACGGTGGCCATCAACATCCCCAGCAGTAAGGGGAAAATCTTTCATATGGACAATGCGGTCTACGAGAACGCCTTCGCCGCGGTGGAGGACAGCCTCGCCACGACCAAGAACGATCGGACCATTGCCAAACTGAACAAGTTTTACACGTTCGACACCTGTCCCACTTGTCATGGCACGCGGCTGAATCCAAAACGACTCAAACAGCAGCTCAACGGTAAAAATTTGGCCGAGGTCTGTGACTTGCCGATTAATCAACTACGGACCTTTGCGCAGACGATCGTCGAGTGGTTGCCGGAACGGATGCATAAATTGGGGACGGACCTAGTGGATGAACTGTTATTGAGTCTCCAACCGATGGTCGACCTCGGCCTGGACTACCTCACGTTGAGTCGGCCCGGCGCCACCTTGTCGACCGGTGAACTCCAACGGATTCAGCTGGGGCGGACACTGCGGAGTGCGACTACCGGCGTGCTCTACGTGCTGGATGAGCCATCGGTCGGCCTCCATCCGGCGAACGTCACCGGACTCATCAAGGCCTTTCGAGGGTTGGTCGCGCAAGGAAACTCCGTGGTGGTCGTCGACCATGACACGCGGATCATTGCGGCCGCCGATGAGGTCATCGAGATTGGACCCGGCGCCGGCAAGCAGGGCGGCACGGTCATCGATCAGGGACCGGTCGCCGAGATCGCCCACAGTCCGCAGTCGTTGATTGCCCCATTTCTCAATGGGACCGCCACGCTCCGAGAGCGGCCACAGCTTAGCGACCAGGATCTCTGGCAGAAGGGCAGTCTCGGTCTGGAGGTTCAGCACCGCTTCAATATTCAGGATGTCGCGGTGAAGTTCCCCAAGAATCGCCTGACCACGGTGACCGGGATGAGTGGGGCCGGTAAGACCACGATGATTCTGGACAGTCTGATTCCAGCCATTGAGGCGGACGTGGACCATCGGCCACTACCGCAACACGTCACGCACCTGGACCGCGCGGGGATTCGCCACGTGGTGAAGGTCGATTCCGTGCCAGTTGGGAAGAACGTGCGGTCGACGGTGGCGACGTATACGGATATTTTGAATCGGCTGCGGCGGCTGTTCGCCGCCACACCGGCCGCCAAGGCGCAGGAGTACACCAGTAGTCGCTTCTCCTATAACGTTAAGGCGGGGGCCTGCCCCACGTGTAATGGGACCGGGCAGATTTCGCTGGACGTCCAGTATTTGCCGGACATCACGGAGGTTTGTCCGCAGTGTCACGGGCAACGGTATAATCGCGAGACGTTGGCCGTAAAATGGCAGGGGTACAGTATTGCCGATGTCTTAGCGCTGTCCGTAGATGAGGCGTTACCCGTCTTCGCGGATGAGGCCGGTATCGAACAGACCCTCCAGACCTTACATGATATGGGCCTGGGTTACCTGTTGTTGGGTGAAAGTACACCGGCTTTGTCCGGTGGGGAAGCGCAGCGACTCAAGCTAGTCTCACGGATTGGTAAACGCCAGAACGGCACACTGTTTATTTTCGACGAACCGACTGTGGGCCTGCACCCGTTGGATGTTCAGCAGTTGGTCGCGGTCTTTGACCAGTTGCTTCAGCAGGGGGCCACGGTGATTGCCATCGAACACGACCTGGAACTCATTGCCAATGCGGATTACGTCATCGACATGGGACCGGGCGGCGGAATCAACGGCGGGCACCTAGTGGCAACCGGAACGCCCACCGCGGTCAGTCAGAATCCGGCGAGTGTGACCGGCCGGTACCTGAAGGACGAACTCGCCTTGTTTAAAACGAAAAACTAA